CTCGGAGGAAGCAGGTTTCTTGAGGCGCTACACGCGCAACCTCGACCGGTGCGAGGACACGCTCGGCGATCGATGCGTTGAGGATGAGCTCGCCCAACTCGAGCAGTTCGGAGAATGCCTAAAAGCGATTCCCCAGTGCGTGCCCAGCAGCCCAGACGCGTTCCTGCGGGCTACCGAGAGCTGTCAGCAGGAACTGGAGGATGTGCGCACGGAGTGTCAGTGGTGACCCTCCGGCCCCTGGGGAGATGACGTGGCTCCTCAGGACTCCAGCGGGGCCTGGGGGCCCGGGATGATGTGCGCGATGTCCAGGTCGACTCCGCCGCTCACGCGGGCGGGACGCTCGGCCTTCTCGCGCTTGAGTTGCTCGCGCTTGAGCTGCTTGTCCTGATTGCGCTGCTGCCGAGCCCGCTCCTTCTGCCGCTTGATGAATGTGACCGTCATGAGCCTCCAAATGGAGTGAATGAGTAAGTGGCCCGGCTCCTTCTGGAGACCGGGTCCATGCCTGCAGTCATGATGCGCCGGGAAGCGGCCAGCTACCGAGGGGGGCAGGGCCGCCTTGGCAACCCTTCACGGTACCGCTCAGGAGCATCAAGTTAAGCACTGGGATCGCGGATGCCCACCCCGCCCAGAAATGAAAAAGGCCCAGCCTCGCTGAGGAGACTGGGCCGGGCGCAGGGCCTGGCCAACGCGCTTCAGACGGGGCGGACGTTCTGCGCCTGCAGACCCTTGGGGCCGCGGGCCACATCGAACTGGACCTTCTGCCCTTCCTGCAGGGAGCGGAAGCCATCGGCCTGGATCGCGCTGTGATGGCAGAAGAGATCCTCTCCCGCGCCATCCTGCGTGATGAAACCGAAGCCCTTCGCGTCGTTGAACCACTTCACGGTACCATTTGCCATAAACTTGTCTTCTTTCTCACCCGGCTCAATGAGTTGAGCCAGAGGCCGCTCCCCTGTCCGGGGCCGGCCATCACCGTGTGTCACGTTTCCAAGCGCTTGGCCAGGACCCGCTTTGCATCTCTCTGAAAAGCGGCCCCGTGACTGGCGGCGGAGGTGGAACCTTCGGTCCCTGGCCTTTATTCTCCCTCGCCCTACAGGGCTCGGGGGAGCAAGCGCTGGTGGTAGCTCGCTCGCCGGGGGTTCCCGGCAAAATGTTCGGTGGTGGACAGTCTAAACCGGCGGCACAGACCGAAGAGCCGGAAATCGTGGCGCCGGTACAAAGGAGGGCGGGGACTACTCAAAGAGGCAGGTGGGGAGGCCATCCAGGCTGACCTGATTCTTTTCCCGCCAGTAGTCTTCAATGCCTTCCACACCCTTGGCTCTGGCCCAGGCGTCCATCTGGGGGCGTTCTTCCTGATACTCAAAGAGCGGCACCCCGTAGCCGCATGAGGTTTGAACCAGGTCGAAGTCCAGGTGAACCATCTGCCGTGCCCCGAGCGGAGCAATTCCTTCGAAGTGCGCTCTCAGCCGGGTGGCGAACTCGTCACTGGCGCGGTGGATCACGCGTCCCCTGCCATAGAGGCGCATGATCAGGGGTGGGCCAGCCACGGCGCAGAACATGATGGTCAAACGGCCATCCGCTTTGAGGTGCGCAGCGGTCTCGTTGCCGCTTCCGGTCCGGTCCAGATACATCACCGCGTTGTCACCCAGAACGCGGAACATGTCTGTGCTGCGCGGCGAGACGTTCACGTGCCCCGATGGGGCTGCCGACGCAGTGAAGAACATGTGCTGCTCAGTGATGAAGCGATGGTGATGAGCTTCAAGGCGCGGGAATTGCTTTGCCATTCATCCACCATGCCATTCTTGAACAATGCGGAGCCAGCGCTTTCCGGCCGTACAGAAAACGAGACGGGGTGCGA
This window of the Stigmatella erecta genome carries:
- a CDS encoding cold-shock protein; translated protein: MANGTVKWFNDAKGFGFITQDGAGEDLFCHHSAIQADGFRSLQEGQKVQFDVARGPKGLQAQNVRPV
- a CDS encoding pyridoxamine 5'-phosphate oxidase family protein — translated: MAKQFPRLEAHHHRFITEQHMFFTASAAPSGHVNVSPRSTDMFRVLGDNAVMYLDRTGSGNETAAHLKADGRLTIMFCAVAGPPLIMRLYGRGRVIHRASDEFATRLRAHFEGIAPLGARQMVHLDFDLVQTSCGYGVPLFEYQEERPQMDAWARAKGVEGIEDYWREKNQVSLDGLPTCLFE